Within the Rhizobium favelukesii genome, the region TTTTCCAACAGTCCCACGGCAGCCGACGAGATCCTTGCCGAGGATATCGCCGCCCGCATTCGTTCCGCTTTCTCGCTGCGCGCCGGACGCGCTTGAACAGGCCGCGAGATCCGCGGCAAGGGGTATCCATGAAGGGAATTCTCGAAGAACTCGAACGTCGCCGCGGTATTGCAAGGCTTGGCGGAGGCAGGGCGCGTATCGATGCCCAGCATCAGCGCGGCAAGCTGACGGCGCGCGAGCGAATTGATCTTTTCCTCGACGAGGACTCCTTTGAGGAGTTCGACATGTTCGTCGAGAATCGGTCCAACGACTTCGGGATGGACAAGACCCGAATTGCCGGCGATGGCGTCGTCACCGGCTGGGGAACGGTGAACGGACGAACCGTCTTCGTTTTTGCCAAGGATTTCACGGTATTCGGCGGCTCGCTCTCCGAGGCGCATGCCGAGAAGATCATGAAGGTGCAGGATATGGCGCTCAAAAACAGGGCGCCGATCATCGGCATCTATGACGCCGGCGGCGCTCGCATCCAGGAGGGCGTTGCTGCGCTTGGCGGCTACGCCGAGGTGTTCCAGCGCAATGTGCTCGCTTCCGGCGTCATTCCGCAGATCTCAGTCATCATGGGGCCATGCGCCGGCGGCGACGTCTATTCGCCGGCGATGACCGATTTCATCTTCATGGTCCGCGACACGTCCTACATGTTCGTGACCGGCCCGGATGTGGTGAAGACAGTGACCAACGAGACCGTCACCGCGGAAGAGCTCGGCGGCGCATCGGTGCATACGACCAAATCCTCGATTGCCGACGGCGCCTACGACAATGATGTCGAGGCGTTGTTGCAGGTCCGCCGGCTGATTGATCTTCTGCCGCAATCGAACACCTCGCCGGTGCCGGAAGTCGAATGTTACCAGTCAGTGACGGACACAGATGCATCGCTGGATACGCTGGTGCCTGCGAACGCAAACAAGCCCTACGATATCAAGGAATTGATATTGAAGACGGTGGATGAGGGCGATTTCTTCGAGATCCAGGCGAGCTTCGCCAAAAACATCGTGTGCGGGTTCGGGCGGGTCGAGGGATCGACAGTCGGCTTCGTGGCAAACCAGCCAATGGTGCTCGCCGGCGTGCTCGACAGCGATGCATCGCGAAAGGCGGCACGGTTCGTCCGCTTTTGCGACTGCTTCAACATCCCGATCGTGACGTTCGTGGATGTGCCAGGCTTCCTGCCGGGAACTGCGCAGGAATATGGCGGGCTGATCAAGCACGGTGCGAAGCTGTTGTTCGCATACGCGGAGGCGACGGTGCCGAAGCTGACGGTGATCACGCGCAAGGCGTTCGGCGGTGCCTATGATGTCATGGCATCCAAGCATCTGAGGGGTGACTTGAACTATGCCTGGCCGACGGCTCAAATCGCGGTGATGGGCGCGAAGGGGGCCGTCGAAATCATTTTCCGGAAGGACATCGCCGATCCCGAAAAGATCGCCGCGCACACGAAAATGTACGAGAACCGATTCCTTTCACCTTTCGTGGCTGCCGAGCGCGGCTATGTGGACGAAGTGATCATGCCGCATTCTACGCGCAGGCGGCTGGCACGCGGCCTCAAGATGCTTCGCAATAAAGACCTGAGCAATCCCTGGAAGAAGCACGACAATATTCCGCTTTGAGGAGACTAAAGTGGGGAAAGCTAAGGAAAATCAACAGGAAGTGATCGCCCGTCAGCGATCCGTGTCTTCATTCCTTTTGGCGAAGCAGCTAACGCTCCGCTGTCTTTACTCAAAAGGAGAGTCTCCATGGAACGACTGAGCGCATACCAGCCCTACGCGCTTGCCGCCCTGCGCGTCATTGCAGCGCTGCTGTTTATCGAACACGGAACAATGAAGCTTTTCGCGTTCCCGGCCGCACAAATGGAGGGGCCGCTGCCGCCATTGCTGCTGGTCGCCGCTCTAATCGAAGTCGTCGGCGGCCTTCTCGTCCTGATCGGCCTGTTCACGCGACCGGTCGCCTTCATTCTGTCGGGACAGATGGCCGTGGCCTACTTCATGGCGCACGGGTCGAAAGCCTTCTGGCCAGCACTGAACGGTGGCGAAGCAGCGATTCTGTTCTGCTTCGTCTTCCTGTTCATCTTCTTCGCCGGACCCGGTGCTCTATCGGTCGACCAGCGCAAGGCCACCGCCTAACAGCGATAAACGCCGTGGCCGGCTTTACCGGCCACGGCTGCGGCTCATGCCGTGGCCTTCAAACCGGCAATCCCGGCGACAATCAGTGAAATGCAGAGCAGACGCGAGGCGGTGGCAGCATCGCCGAGCAGCCAAATGCCGAGCAACACGGTGCCAACACTACCGATACCGGTCCAAACAGCATAAGCCGTCCCGATTGGCAGCGTCTTCACGGCGATGCCCAGCAGCACGACGCTGACAACCATCGAAATGACGGTCAACGTCGTGGGTAGCGGGCGCGTGAATCCATCGGTGTACTTTAGGCCGATTGCCCAGCCGCACTCGAAAAGGCCCGCGAGAAAAAGCAGAAACCAAGCCATCGTTATCTCCATCCCGAGCGAAGACGTCCCCGATGCAGCGAGCTCCACAGAGGGCGCCGCTGACTTGGGAAAACGGTTCAATTCAGGTAGGAAACCACATGGCGCCGCTACCACCCGTTTCTTGCGCACCCTTCAGGCAAGCCGTTTCGCATGCCACTTCAGATGGTCGTCCATGAACGTCGAGATGAAGTAATAGGAATGGTCATAGCGCTCATGCATGCGCAGGGTGACCTTGATATCGGTGTCCTTGACGGCTTCTTCGAAGAGCCATGGGCGCAAGCCATTCTCCAGGAAACCATCGGCCTTCCCCTGGTCGATCAGGAACTCGGGAAAACGTGCGCCGTCTGCTACCAAGGCGCAAGCATCGTATTTACGCCAGGCCGCCGGGTCTGGGCCAAGGTATTTTTCGAACGCCGGAGCCGACCAATCGGCGGTGGATGGCTCCGCGATCGGTGCGAAAGCCGAGCAGCTCTTGAAACGGTCCGGATTCTTGAGCGCAATGGTCATGGCGCCATGGCCGCCCATCGAGTGGCCGAAGATGCCTTGGCGGCTCATGTCCATGCGGAAGTGTTGGCTGACATGCGCTGGAAGCTCTTCGGTGATGTAGGTGTACATCTGGTAGTTTTCGGACCAGGGCTCCTCGGTCGCGTCGAGGTAGAAGCCGGCGCCCTTGCCCATTTGCCAATTGGTGAGCTCATCTGGGACATCGTTGCCGCGCGGGCTTGTGTCCGGGCAGACGATAATCAGACCGAGTTCGGCGGCCATGCGCCGATACTCGCCCTTTTCCATAACGTTGGCATGCGTGCAGGTTAAGCCAGAGAGGTACCAGACAACCGGGCAGGGCTCCTTGATCGCCTCCGGCGGAACAAAGACTGCAAAGGTCATATCGCACTTGCAGGCGTCGGATTCGTGCGTGAAAACACCCTGCATGCCGCCAAACGCGGTCGTCTGTGAAATGATGTTCATTCTTTACCGTCCGTTCTTGGAGCAAGCGCCTTGGCCCGGCGGCACAGGCGATCGAAAGTTTCGAGGAACCGGGAGCGATCCTTCGGGTTGAAGGCGGCATTGTAACCCTTGCTTTCGCCGGTCTCTCTCAAGTGAGCGCCGAGATCGCGCATGGCACTGGCCATTCCGATATTCGTGTCGTCGAAAACCCGTCCCGTCGGACCGCTGACAAGCGCACCGGTCGCCACGCAGCGGACCGCGAGCGGGACATCGGCGGTGACGACCACGTCACCAGCGCCGGCATGCTCGGCAATCCAGTTGTCGGCGGCATCAAAGGAGGCCGAGACGATGACATTGTGCACCATCGGGTCGCGCGAGGGGCGCAGACCGGAATTGGCGACGAAGGTCACTTCGATGCCGTGGCGCTCGGCGACCTTGAGGATTTCCGGTTTCACCGGGCAGGCGTCTGCATCGACATAAATCATGAATTTCAATCTGCTTTGGCTGAAACGCTACGCGGCACCTGACGGGCGCGTAGCGGCGGTTCGTTCGGGTCTCATAATCCGACGGCTGCCATTCGTTCAAGACATTAGGCTTCCTTCAGCGTGCCTGTCTTCTTCGCCACCCAGGTCGCGATGACATCCATCAGCGTCGGGTTCAGGCAGTCATAGGGCGTGAGGCCGAGTTCGTTCAGGCGGCCGCGTACGCCTGCCATCGCCGAAGGCGGCGTGCCCGACTCGATGATCGAGGAGACGAAGGCCGCAAATGTCGGCTCCGGCCAGCCGCCTTCCTGGAAGCGTTCCGGATGGACGAAGTCGAGCCCTTTGAACGCATGTTCGCGCTCCACCGGTCCGTACATGTGGACGCCGCAAGCCTTGCAGGCGTGGCGCTGAATAAGCGCATCCGGATCGACGACGTGCAGCTTGTCGCCATTTTCAAGCACGGTGACGCTTTCATGCGGGGTCACCGCGACGACTGAAAAAGCCGCTCCCTTCGGCTTCCAGCATTTGGTGCAACCGCAGGCGTGATTATGGGCGATGGTGCCCTTGATCGCGACCTTCACGGCACGGTCGGTGCAAGCGCAGACCAGTGTGCCGCCATCGAAATTTTCCTGGCCTTTCTTCACGCCGCCGTCGAGGGCGGGGTGTATCGATACTTGACTTGGCATGTTCAGCTCCTCCTCCTTAGCTGCCCACGGCTCCCAAATCAGGATCAATTTGCGAAAAAGCCGCAGGCCATTTCAAAGTCGCGCCGCATTCCGTCGTCTTGTCCTCAATAAAGTACCACGCTTCGGATGCTTTCGCCGGAATGCATGAGCTCGAAGCCCTTGTTGATGTCTTCGAGCGGCATCGTGTGGGTGATCATCGGATCGATCTCGATCTTGCCCTGCATGTACCAATCGACGATCTTGGGCACGTCGGTGCGGCCGCGGGCGCCACCGAAGGCCGTGCCCATCCAGCTGCGGCCGGTGACCAGCTGGAACGGCCGGGTGGAGATCTCCTGGCCAGCGCCGGCAACGCCGATGACGACCGACTTGCCCCAGCCGCGGTGGCTGGCTTCCAGCGCCTGGCGCATGACCTTGGTGTTGCCGGTGCAGTCGAAGGTGTAGTCGGCGCCGCCGATCTGGTCGGCACCGCGCTTTGTCATGTTGACGAGGTAGGGCACGATGTCGTCGCCGACCTCCTTGGGATTGACGAAATGCGTCATGCCGAAGCGCTCGCCCCATTCCTTCTTGTCGTTGTTGAGATCGACGCCGATGATCATGTCGGCACCGGCAAGGCGAAGTCCCTGGATGACGTTGAGGCCGATGCCGCCGAGGCCGAAGACGATGGCGGTCGCGCCGATCTCGACCTTGGCGGTGTTGATCACCGCGCCGATGCCGGTCGTCACGCCGCAGCCGATGTAGCAGATCTTGTCGAAGGGGGCGTCGGGATTGACCTTGGCAACGGCAATCTCCGGCAGCACCGTGTAGTTGGCGAAGGTCGAGCAGCCCATGTAGTGATGGATCTTGTCCTTGCCGATCGAGAAGCGCGAGGTGCCATCCGGCATCAGGCCCTGGCCCTGGGTGGCGCGGATCGCGGTGCACAGATTGGTCTTGCGCGACAGGCAGGACGGGCATTCGCGGCATTCCGGCGTATAGAGCGGAATGACATGGTCGCCCTTCTTCACCGACGTGACGCCGGGACCGACATCGACGACGATGCCGGCGCCCTCATGGCCGAGGATCGCCGGAAACAGACCTTCCGGATCGGCGCCCGACAACGTGAAGTCGTCGGTGTGGCAGATGCCGGTCGCCTTGACCTCGACCAGCACTTCGCCGGCCCGCGGTCCCTCCAGCTGCACGGTCATCACTTCGAGCGGTTTGCCAGCTTGTACGGCAACGGCGGCGCGAACGTCCATGTCAGGTGTCTCCTGCTGATTTGATTGCGCGGACCTTTGCACGCACGGCGCTGCCGGCTCAAGGAAAAACTGTCCGGATGCTTGAGTTTCAGCCTCGAATACGCTGATTGCGCCAGCCACTGCGCGGCTTGCGTCAGAAGAGCTTTTCGGTTGCGAAAATAATGGCATAGCCATGTATCGCAATAGCCGCATAGAGACCGAAGGCAACGAGCATGCGCTCGCCATCCTTCATCTCGTCGAGCGTCTGGCGCGGCTTGACTGAGCCGCCGCTGACGAGACTGACAAGCGTGAAGACGAGCAAGCCCATCGTCAGCATTTTCGCGGGCAAACCGATTTGGAATCCGATGCCGAGAATGCAGAGCGTTACCACGAAGCTGGCGGCTATCTGCGACCTTGGCGTGCGAAAAATCTGCCGGAGGACCTGGCCTCCATCGAAGCGATGCATCGGCAGTAAATTCAGCAGGTTGAAAGCACCGAGAATCAACATGAAAACGAGCAGAGGCGCCCGTGACGCCGAAGGCAGTAGGCTCACGTCCGAAAGCTGCGTGGCGACCGCAAGGATGGGGACCAGAAAGGCCGACATTCCCGCGCCCATCAGCGCACAGGTTGCCACTTCGAACAACGAACGGTACGGCCTGCCGCCGACGGCAATGCCGCCAAGCAGCGGCACAAAGATCATTCTGACCGATGCATGGCCGAACATGCGGTAAGCGGCCATATGGCCCAGCTCGTGCAGCGCTATGACGAGCGTCAGGAAAGTCGAGAGCATAAGGCCACTCGCATTGAGCCCGAAGAACGGCCAGAGCAGCAGAGTCGACAAAACCGCAAGACCGCCCTGGACCAGCGGTCGCTCGAAGTAACCCTGCGGCAGGGATTCGCCCGTCTTCAACCATCCGTCCAGCGCCTGCAATTCACGGCGCAGGAAAAAATAGCGAAACATGAGGAAAGCCAGTCCGCGATAGCGGTCAGTCTGCTCCACCTCCAGCAAGGCACCATCTGATGTCGGTCGAATGATGCGCCGCTCGCGGTAGTCATTCCAGAACGCGGGGTCCAGCGTGCTGTCATCAATGATGCGAGACTGGAACCCGTGGGCGTTCTTCGCGACGTATGGCAGCGGTTCAAGTGCGAGAAGTCTGCGTGACGGCGCGCCGGTCTTGTCGAGATGCCGGTAGGTTTGCTCCACAATGCCCCGGCGATTGGCGAGCGCGCGACTGCTGACGACAGAGTGGTGCCAGGATGCATCGGGACCGGCGGGATTCATCGCCTTCCAGAGTATATCGGGGGAGCATCGATAGATCCGGCGAAGGCAGATGGTTCTACGCCCCAGCGGAGCGCGCATCAAAAGCCAGAGAAGGCCAAGATTTATGATCAGCAAGAGGACCGCCGATTGCAGCGCCGTCATTTGCTACCTCCATCCAGAATCCGACCGGGGAGGCGCAACGATAGGCAATCAGCGGTTAACAAAACCTAACCGCCGCGACTGTTAGCAGCATCGGCGTTCGTCAGGCAAACTCGAGTATCACGGCATCGACAGCTAGGCTCTCTCCCGGCTTGGCGTTTATTTTGCTGACGACGAGATCGCGTTCGGCGCGGAGAACATTCTCCATTTTCATGGCCTCGACGACGGCAAGCGTTTCACCGGCTTTGACTTCCTGCCCCTCGACTACGGCGATGGAAACGACGAGACCGGGCATCGGGCAGAGCAGCAGCTTCGACGTATCCGGTGGAAGCTTGACCGGCATCAATCTCTCGAGCTCGGCATGACGCTGCGTCAGCACCTTGGCTTTCAGGGATATTCCTTGCCAGTCCAGCCGAAGACCGTTGAGAATAGGGCGGATTTGCGCAACCACGCTCTGGCCCGCGACATTGCCGCGCCACACGGCGTCGCCAGGTCTCCAGTCGGTGACGACGTTAAAAGTCTTGCCGCCGATCTCGATGTCCATGTCGAACGGGATCGTCACGAGCCCGTCCACCAAACGTGCATCCACGTAGCTGTCACCGAGCCTGACGGTCCATTCCTCCCGGCTCGCGCCGGACGGGGGGCGCAACCTGTCGGCGAAACGCTCCCTGCGGTTGGCTTCAATGAGAGACGCTGAAAGAGCGACTGCCGCCAGAAGGGCCTCCTGACCCGCATTCGGCGCCACCGGGGCAAAGCCGTCCGGATACTCTTCGGCGATGAAACCGGTCGACAGACGCCCTTCGCGCCAGCGAGGATGCTTCATCAGTGCAGCAAGGAAGGGGACGTTGTGTTCGATTCCATCGACAACGAAGCCGTCGAGTGCCTCGCCCATCGCTTCGATCGCCTCCAGGCGCGTCGGCGCCCAGGTGCAGAGCTTTGCGATCATCGGATCGTAATACATCGAAATCTCGGCACCCTCGAAGACGCCGGTGTCATTGCGCACAATGGCGCTCGCGGATTTGCCTTCAGCGGGCGGCCGGTATCGCGTCAGGCGCCCGATAGACGGCAGGAAATTGCGGTAGGGATCCTCGGCGTACAAACGGCTCTCGACGGCCCAGCCGTTCAGCTTTATGTCGCTTTGCGCAAACGGAAGCCTCTCACCGGCAGCAACGCGGATCATTTGCTCGACCAGATCGATACCGGTGACCAGTTCGGTGACTGGATGCTCGACCTGCAGGCGGGTGTTCATTTCCAGAAAATAGAAATTGCGGTCACGATCGACGATGAACTCCACGGTGCCGGCGCTTTGGTATTCCACAGCGCGGGCGAGTGCGACGGATTGCTCACCCATCGCCGTGCGGGTCTTAGTATCGAGGAAGGGCGAGGGTGCCTCTTCGGCAACTTTCTGGTTGCGGCGCTGGATCGAGCACTCACGCTCACCGAGATAGACCACATTGCCATGTGCGTCCGCGAGTACCTGGATCTCGATGTGACGGGGCTCGACAACATATTTCTCGATGAAGACGCGGTCGTCGCCGAACGAGCTCTTCGCCTCCGAACGAGCCCGATCGAAACCGTCGCGTACTTCCGCCTCGTTCCAGGCAATGCGCATGCCCTTGCCGCCGCCGCCGGCCGACGCCTTGATCATGACGGGATAACCGATCTCGGCTGCGATCTTTTCCGCGTGCGATGCGTCCTCGATCACGCCGAGGTAGCCAGGGACGGTGGAGACCTCGGCGGCGTTGGCAAACTTCTTCGACTCGATCTTGTCGCCCATCGCCATGATGGCCTTCGGCTTTGGACCGATGAAGACAATGCCTTCCTTCTCGAGTGCCTCGCAAAACGATGCCCGTTCGGACAGAAAGCCGTAGCCGGGATGGACGGCTTCCGCACCCGTCTGCTTGCAGGCAGCGATGATCTTATCCGCCACGAGATAGCTTTCGGCGGCCGTCGCAGGACCGATATGAACGGCCTCATCAGCCATTTCCACGTGGAGTGCATCCCGATCCGCATCCGAATAGACCGCGACCGTCGCAATTCCCATGCGGCGCGCGGTCTTGATAACGCGGCAAGCGATCTCGCCGCGATTCGCGATCAGAATTTTCTTGAACATGGAGACTCCACCCAAAACATGCGTTCCGGAGTTTTACGCATAAACACCGGAACGCACAATCAGCCGAAAAAATATCGGCGGGTGTCAGGCGACCGCGGTTTCGTTTCCGAAGCTATCATCCACGATCCTGAGCCAGCGGCTGCGGCGTGGGGGCTCGGCATAGTCAACGAGTTGTAGCGCCGAGAGAATGTCGGCCCAACGCGGGTGATTACCGACGGGCAGCGTCTCCTCTGCGATCTGCATCAGGACGCTCCAGGTGAGGGGCGGTGCCTTGATGACGCCGGCATCGCTTACGCTCCGCAGAACCCGCATCACGTAGTCGATGTCCTGGCGGGTGATGCCCTTTCGATCGATCGCACGAGATAGCGTGTAGCCGCCGATGTTTTCCACCAGGGCAAGACGCAACTGGTCGAGCGCGAAGGCGCGCAGCTCATCCGGCACGTTGGCCGAGATCTCCATTGCGTGCAGAACCAATTCGAGCTCGATCGCCGAATTGACCACGCCGTCGGTTGCGACCATGCGCATGAGCCAGGTCACATTGATCTCATCGAGAGACCCTTGAGGGTAGGTGTGGTTGACAATGAAACCGGCGAGCTGCTCCACAAAGAAGGCGTTCCACTCCGGGCATTTTTCGGGGCAGGAATTATTCAGGGCCAGCATGGCGACCACGTCGTGCGCGGTCCGGATGCCTTCCGGGAAGGTGTGCTTGCGCAGCAGACTTATGTCTTCGGCCGTCAGCCGATGCTTCCCGGCAATCACACATGCCGGAAAAGCAAGACGGAATTCGCTCATCTTTTGTCTCCAAACCTCATCATGAGGCCGAAGGGCCTTCTACCGCGAGCGAATTGATGATCCCTCAAGAAGCAGTGTTAACGGCGCGCTCAATCAGTCACGACGTTTTTAATGATCGCGCCTGCACGCGCTCCCGCCAGATGATGAAGAGACCGGAAGCGACGATGATCAGGATACCGATCCACTTCGAAAAGTTCGGAAAATCGCCGAAGAGCGCGTAGCCGAGCACCGTTGCGGAAATGATTTCGAAATACTGGAAGGGTGCGAGCAGCGACAGCGGTGCCAGCCGGAAAGCTCGTACGATGACCATATGAGCATAGCCCGAAATCGTCCCAAGGATCAGCAGCAAAGCAAGCGCCAACGCAGAGGAAGGCAAGGAGGGATGGAAATCGCCGACGCCGAGCCCATTGCCCACGGTCAATGCGGCGGCCATGAAGGCGGTGCCGCCGATGCCTGCCATCGTCTGCATTGTCAGCGGTGAATCGGCATCGCCGATCGCCCGATTCAGAAAAAGATAAAGCGAGTAGAGGAAGGCACAGAAAACGGGCAGGAGCGCTTTCAGGCCAAAAATCTCGTAGCTCGGCTGGATGACGATCATTGCGCCACCGAAACCGACGGCGATCGCCATCCACCGACGCCAGCCGACCTTGTCGCCGAGGAAGATCGCCGACAGCGCGGTGAGCATGAGCGGCTCGACGAAATAGATCGCGAAGACGTCCGCGAGAGGCATGTATTTCACGGCAACGAAGAAGAGGAGACTGGCTGCTCCGTGGAGGACCCCGCGCAAAAGATTCATCCAGGGCCGCTTTGCATGCAGCGCCTTACGGCCGAAGATCAAGAACAGGAACGGCAGCGTGCAGACGAGCTGGAAAAAGAACCGGTAGAATGTCACCTGGCCGGGCGACATTGCCTCGAAGGTCGCCATGTATTTGGCGATTGCGTCCATCGCCGGCAGCACGAGCATCGCGCCCACCATCAGGGCCATTCCCTGAAGAGGATTTTGGTGTTCCGGAGGATTGCGCATCGCTGAGGTTCTACATTCGGTTCAGGCGGCTATACCGAAAGTCACCCGCTTGGTGAAGGGGCGGAATCAGCCGAAGGGACCGAAGCCGGGTGCATAGTCCCCCTTCGGATGTCGGGTGGAGCCTTCCCGGAGCGACAAAAACAAACGCCTGATGGAGCATCGAAGCATCGGCTTGGTTAGGGCCTCGATGCAAACGGAGGAAAATTCCATGCAAGTCAGTCGAACCATGACACACACTGCGACCGGGAACGAGTTCGACACATATCAGGGGCATCGACTTGTAACGCCCGTTGCAGATAGGTCGGACCCTGCCAGTCTCGAGGATCGACAGCCTCCCTTTCTCGCGGGATTGAAGACGGGCGACCACGTCGCCTGAGCCCGAGGGCGTTTCAAACCACGTCGCCTTTTGCCGCACCTGGGCACTATGCGCTCTCGGGAGACGTCGTTTCCCCTAAATATTCGGCGTGGATTTGCATGCGAGACTGAGTAGCGTGACGTCGCTCACATCGGCGATGCTGCGGCCCGTGACCGCTTCGATACGCTGAAGGCGTTGATAGAGGGTGTTCGGGTGAATGCCCAAAGCCTGAGCGCTACGCGTTACCGACTTTCCCTCCTGAACGTAACGCAAAAGGGTTTCACGAAGGACGCGATGCCTCGGGTCCTGAACGAGGGCTCCTAGGATGTTGTGGACGAAGGCAAGGTCGTCCTGCCGTGCCTGTCCTTTCAGAAGTAGCTCCAGTCCCATTTCGCGGTATCGGAGATGTCCTGCACGGCCACGGGGTGAAAGCCCTTCGGCGGCCTGCGAGGCGAGGTCCCGCGAATTGAAATGATGCTCGTTTGCGTCATAGATCTCACTCGCTCCAATGGAGATCGACAGCCCGGTCGCCACGTTCGCGATCACGTTGAGATTGCGTTCGAGCGCTGCGGTGGTGGACGCGGAGACAAGCATGATCACCTGTTCGTTCTCGTGGAAGATCAGCGCATTCGGTGTGGTCATCGCCTGCTGCAGATCGGATTCCAGCTTGTACAAGGATAAGACGGCGTTGGTCGGATCCGTTATTCGAGGCCGGAGCGACGAAGATCTGGTGGAGGCAGTCAAGCCTGAACCCGAAATGAGTCCCGCGTCCCTCGGACTCCAACCGAGTCGACAGCGCCTCGAAGTGCGCTTTCTTGCGCGCGTTCAAAACGTCCATCCGCGACATGTCCCGCAATCGGGAGCCTCGATTCAACTTTCTCGATCCGTGGGGACACCATGTCGAGCTCTTGGAATACCGGGACGTACAGTTCACGAAATCGACGACTGTCCTCAACGCCTCGGCGTTTGGCCGGAGAGCGACGAGGCGAGGGCACAAATGGCCGCAAAGGGATTCCTTTGATCCACGTGGTAGAGGACGCGGCGACGGC harbors:
- a CDS encoding PucR family transcriptional regulator, which gives rise to MTTPNALIFHENEQVIMLVSASTTAALERNLNVIANVATGLSISIGASEIYDANEHHFNSRDLASQAAEGLSPRGRAGHLRYREMGLELLLKGQARQDDLAFVHNILGALVQDPRHRVLRETLLRYVQEGKSVTRSAQALGIHPNTLYQRLQRIEAVTGRSIADVSDVTLLSLACKSTPNI